One genomic window of Alphaproteobacteria bacterium includes the following:
- the cobS gene encoding adenosylcobinamide-GDP ribazoletransferase, giving the protein MTDTNSKQPPSSQYLIRDLRIAIAFLTRLPIAGAEGGLAAASWAFPVAGLLVGVCGGLAFGLSLGIGAPGAVAALIALAATAIVTGALHEDGLADTADGFGGGTTPERKLEIMRDSRSGAFGVLALVFSVALRAAALAAIHQTDAAVAALIAAAALSRGLLPAVMNVLPIASSTGLAAAAGRPPNGTAWVAAGIGAIAALVLLGPGAGIAAIILACVAVTGLAVLARRQIGGYNGDTLGAAQQVAEAAVLVAAAAQFA; this is encoded by the coding sequence ATGACCGACACGAACTCAAAACAGCCGCCGTCATCGCAGTACCTGATACGCGACCTGCGCATCGCCATCGCGTTCCTGACACGGCTGCCGATCGCCGGCGCGGAAGGCGGGCTGGCGGCTGCCAGTTGGGCCTTTCCCGTCGCCGGCCTTCTGGTCGGGGTGTGCGGCGGGCTGGCTTTCGGGCTGTCCCTGGGGATCGGCGCGCCCGGCGCCGTCGCGGCGCTGATCGCGCTCGCGGCAACCGCGATCGTTACCGGCGCGCTGCACGAAGACGGGCTGGCCGATACCGCAGACGGGTTTGGCGGCGGTACGACACCTGAGCGCAAACTGGAAATCATGCGCGACAGCCGCAGCGGCGCCTTCGGTGTGCTGGCGCTTGTTTTCAGCGTCGCCCTGCGCGCCGCCGCCCTCGCCGCCATTCACCAAACCGATGCCGCCGTCGCCGCGCTGATCGCCGCCGCGGCCCTGTCGCGCGGACTGCTGCCGGCGGTCATGAACGTGCTGCCCATTGCCAGCAGCACCGGGCTGGCGGCGGCGGCCGGCCGTCCGCCAAACGGCACGGCCTGGGTTGCGGCGGGTATCGGCGCCATTGCCGCGCTGGTCCTGCTGGGTCCGGGCGCCGGCATTGCGGCAATCATACTGGCCTGCGTGGCCGTCACGGGGCTGGCCGTGCTGGCCCGCCGGCAGATCGGCGGCTATAACGGCGATACACTGGGCGCGGCGCAACAGGTGGCGGAAGCCGCCGTCCTGGTCGCGGCCGCCGCGCAGTTTGCATAG
- a CDS encoding GNAT family N-acetyltransferase — MLRIRSAVETDIPALTRLLGQLFGQEAEFRPDDAAQRAGLLLILADPSAGTILVADDNGRLTGMATLLFTVSTVLGGRVALLDDLVVDHAMRGRGTGAALMRGVMDTCRRARVGRISLNSDRDNSAAHRFYERFGFKRSTMIPFRLHL; from the coding sequence GTGCTTCGGATCCGCTCCGCCGTTGAAACCGATATTCCGGCGCTGACGCGTCTTTTGGGCCAGCTGTTCGGTCAGGAAGCGGAGTTCCGCCCGGACGATGCGGCGCAGCGCGCCGGCTTGTTGCTGATCCTTGCCGATCCATCGGCCGGCACAATTCTGGTGGCGGACGATAACGGCCGCCTGACCGGCATGGCGACGCTGCTGTTCACGGTCAGCACGGTACTGGGCGGGCGCGTCGCGCTGCTTGACGATCTGGTTGTGGATCATGCCATGCGCGGCCGGGGCACCGGGGCGGCCCTGATGCGGGGCGTGATGGATACCTGCCGCCGGGCGCGGGTCGGTCGTATTTCCCTGAACAGCGACCGGGACAATAGCGCCGCGCACCGCTTTTACGAACGGTTCGGCTTCAAGCGGTCAACCATGATTCCCTTCCGGCTGCATCTGTAG
- the cobT gene encoding nicotinate-nucleotide--dimethylbenzimidazole phosphoribosyltransferase, producing the protein MVERVVEATFAEIRELFALLPAADDAARDKTAAREAELTKPAKSLGRLESLTQWCAAWQGRHPPQIEHPRVAVFAANHGVAVQGVSAYPAAVTAQMVANFQGGGAAVNQLCLQQDADLRVYEMALDHPTRDFTRDAALDEEECARAMAYGMMAVEDQIDILCLGEMGIANTTSAAALCNALFGGAPEDWTGPGTGLAGEALRRKTAVVAQGVALHRDAAGDPLEVLRRLGGHELAAIGGAILAARIGRVPVILDGFACTAAASVLYAIDSGSLDHCIVGHCSAEPGHRRLLDVIGKRPLLDLGMRLGEGTGAAVALGLVRAAIACHTGMATFAQARVDGPV; encoded by the coding sequence ATGGTGGAGCGTGTGGTCGAGGCGACATTTGCGGAAATCCGGGAATTGTTTGCCCTGCTGCCCGCGGCGGACGACGCGGCGCGGGACAAGACAGCGGCGCGCGAAGCGGAGCTGACCAAACCGGCGAAATCGTTGGGGCGGCTGGAATCGCTGACGCAATGGTGCGCTGCCTGGCAGGGCAGGCATCCACCGCAAATCGAACATCCGCGCGTCGCGGTGTTCGCCGCCAATCACGGCGTCGCCGTCCAGGGCGTATCGGCGTATCCGGCCGCCGTTACCGCGCAGATGGTGGCGAATTTCCAGGGCGGCGGGGCCGCCGTCAATCAGCTGTGCCTGCAGCAGGATGCGGATCTCAGGGTCTACGAAATGGCGCTGGACCATCCGACACGGGATTTCACCCGGGACGCCGCGCTGGACGAGGAAGAATGCGCCCGGGCGATGGCCTATGGCATGATGGCGGTGGAGGATCAGATCGATATCCTGTGTCTTGGCGAAATGGGCATTGCCAACACGACCAGCGCCGCGGCGCTATGCAATGCGCTGTTCGGCGGCGCGCCGGAAGACTGGACCGGCCCCGGCACCGGCCTCGCCGGAGAGGCGCTGCGGCGCAAGACGGCGGTCGTGGCGCAAGGTGTCGCCCTGCACCGTGATGCGGCGGGCGATCCGCTGGAAGTGCTGCGTCGCCTCGGCGGCCACGAACTGGCGGCGATCGGCGGCGCGATCCTGGCGGCGCGGATCGGCCGCGTGCCGGTCATTCTCGATGGCTTCGCCTGTACGGCTGCGGCATCGGTGTTGTATGCGATAGATTCCGGTTCGCTGGACCATTGCATCGTCGGGCATTGTTCGGCGGAACCGGGGCACAGGCGCCTGCTGGACGTCATCGGCAAGCGCCCGCTGCTGGATCTGGGCATGCGGCTCGGCGAAGGGACCGGCGCGGCGGTTGCGCTGGGGCTGGTGCGCGCCGCGATCGCCTGCCATACGGGTATGGCGACTTTCGCGCAGGCGCGGGTGGACGGGCCCGTATAA